The sequence CCACTGGCTGATGCCCAGCGCCAGCGAGGGCCACGGCGTCTCGTCGCGCACGCCCACCAGCAATTCCGTCAGGTCTGGTACCAGGGCCACGCGCTTGCCCAGGCTCCCCACCAACTGGAGCAGCGGGACGCCGCTCTCGCGCCGCGCCCAGGACTTCGCGATGTCGAGGATGTGGGGCGCGGCGGTGGACACCTCCTCGTCGGTGAGCTGCTCGCCCAGCCGGCGGTTGAGGAGGTTGCCGCGCTCCTTCATGAGCGTCGCCAGCCACGTCGCGCCCCAGGCGGGGTCCTTCCCGAAGACGCGCAGCAGCAGCGTCTCCGCGAGCTGCGCCGTCGTGTACGAGAGGTCCGCCGCGTCGAGCGCGTCACGCAGCATCCGGCCCACGGCCTCGGTGTGCTCGCGGCGCCACACGCTGCGGGGCCACTGCACGAGCGCGCCCAGCATGGCCCCGCGCACCGGGTCCTGCTCGTTCTTGCGCGCGAGCACCAGGGGCAGGGCGCGGTCCACCAGGGCCGTGTCGTCGGGGCGCAGGCCGGGGATGGCCAGCAGCGTGGCCAGGGCCGCGCCGCGCGTGTCTCCTTCGGGGTGACCCACGTAGGACTGGAGGACGGACTGCGCCTCGTCCCAGGGCAGCAGGCGCGCGTAGGGCATGCGCTCGCGCGGGCGGGTGCCCAGGGCCACCACCTCGTTCAGGTGGCGGCGCGCCTCGCGCTCACGCAGCTCCGTGGGCAGGGCGCGCAGCAGGCCCATGTCGATGATGCCGTCCTTGTTGCGCGCGGCGACGCTCCAGCGCGCGTGGACGCGCTCTCTCACCTGCGCGTCGGGGATGGAGCGCAACAGCTCCACGCCCCACGTGGGCTCCACGTCCACGGCGGCGCACCATGCGTCCACGACGGTGCGGCGCGCGGACTCGGAGAGCAGGGGGAGCAGCGTCTTCGCGTCGCCCAGCGAGCTGGGGGCCCGGCGGACGAGCCACGCGAGCGACTCCGTGCTCAGGCGCGGGGCCGCGCGGGCGAACAGCTTCCAGAAGGCGGTGGCGTGCGAGTGCCGCTGGAGCAGCGCCAGCGCGGCCTCGGGCCGGTGCATCGCGAGCCAGTTCCAGGACGCGGCGTCCGGCTGGATGCGGCGGGAGAGCAGCAGCTCGAAGAGCACCAGTGCCGCGTCGGGCGCCTGGTCGGCGATGCGCGGCAGGAATATCTGCAGGTCCCTGCGCGTGACGGGGTCGGGCTCACCGGGCACGGCACGCAGGCGCTCGGCGAACACCTCCGCGAGGATGTCGGGCGCGTAGCGCGCCAGCCGGTTCCAGAAGCGGTGACTGGGCTTGGCCAGCGCACGGGCGAGGTGACGGCGGATGGCGCCGGACGTCCCCAGGGGCACGGCGTCCGCGAAGTCGGGCACGCTCTCACGCGAGGCGAGCCAGTCGAGGTACGCGTCGATGACGCCCAGGCGCCCCTGCCGCACCAGGCCCCGCAGGATGGCGGCCTCGCGCCGCATGGCGTAGGCCATCTTCAGCGCCTCCAGCGCCTGTGCGTCGTCACAGGCCAGGGGCACCAGGCGGAAGGCCAGCGCGCGGGTACGGCTGGAGGCGTCCGACGTGGCGTGGAGCACGTGGGCGCCGTCGCGCCGGGTGAACTGCGCGACGAGGGCCAGCCGCCGCTCGTACGCGTCGCCCCGGGAGAGTCCTTCCAGCGCGGCGCTCGTGCCCGGGTCTTCCGGTGCGAGGCGGCCCAGCTCCACCATCCGACGGACGCGGGCGGTGTGGTGGGTGGAGGACAGCTCGGCACGCAGCTCGGGGAGACGGGTCTCTCGCATGGCGCGAAGGATGCCCGGCCCCTCGTGTTCCTGACAAACCATGCCCCGTCAGCGCCGGTGGCTCGCCGGGGAGTGGTGACTCAGTGCGACACCTCGGTGGGGCTGACGGGGGCATCCCCCTGTGAGTGGGCCTGCGTGTGCTGGGCGAAGAGGAACCGCCGCACTGCGCCCCGGGTGAGCAGGCCACACGTGGGGCTTCCCGGTGGCGAGGTGACGGGCAGCGCGTCCACGTCCTCCTGGTCCATGACGCGCAGCGCGTGGGCCAGGTCCTGGTCGGGCGACAGCAGCGGCAGCTTGCGCGCGAGGTCGCTGGCCACCAGCAGCGGGTACACGGACTCGTCGCGCCACACCTCGCGAAGCTGCTCCACCTGCACGGTGCCGTACACCTGGCCGGCGGTGTCGAGCACGGGCAGGACGCTCGCCTCGGAGGTGAGGAGCAAATCCGCCAGGGGGCGCAGCGGCGTGCCCGCGGGGACGGGGGGCAGGTTCACCATCACCTGGCGCACCTGCGTGCCCTCCAGCAGGTCCGCGTCGCTCTGCGGCTTCGGCGCCTTGCGCTCGGTGAGGTAGTGGCAGAGCGCGGAGGCGATGGTGCACGTCACCATCAGCGGGAGGATGATGTCGTGGTTCCCGCTCAGCTCGTAGAGCATCATCATGCCGGTGAGCGGGGCGCGGTTGAGCGCCGCCAGCGCGCCGCCCATGCCGACGAGCGCGTAGGCGCCGCTGGGCCCGGTGCTGCTGGGGAAGAAGTAGTGCACCAGCGTGCCGAAGGCGCCGCCCAGCATGGCGCCGATGACGGCCGTGGGGAAGAAGGTGCCGCCCGAGCCGCCCGAGCCGATGGTGAGCGCGGTGGCCACCAGCTTCAGCACGCACGCGGTGACGAGGAAGACGAAGGACAGCCGGCCCACGGCGGCCAGGTTGATGAAGTCGTGCCCGCTGCCCCACACCGCGGGGCTGATGAAGGCCAGCGCGCCCGCGCACAGCCCGCCCAGGCCCGCGCGGAACGGCAGCGACCTGCCGGCGAGCCACGGGGACAGCCGGCCTCCGCTGCGTCCGTGGAAGAAGTGCTCCACGCCGTGCAGCAGGCGCACGAAGGTGAAGGCCAGCAGGCCGCAGCCGATGCCCAGCGCCGCGTACGCCAGCACCTCTCCGCCGGAGACGAGCTCATACGGGACGCGGCGGAGCATGCGCGCCTCGCCCAGCACGCCCTGGCTGACGAGGGTGCCCGTCACGCTGGCGAGGATGATGGGCGAGAAGACGCGCAGCTCGAACTCGCGCAGGATGATTTCCATCGCGAACACCGCGCCGGCGATGGGGGCGTTGAAGGACGCGGAGATGCCCGCGCCCGCGCCGCACGCCAGGAGGATGGACAGCTCCCTGCGGCTGAAGCCGAGCACGCGGCCCACGGTGGATGCGAAGGCCGCGCCGCCGTAGACGATGGGGCCCTCGCGTCCGGCGGAGCCGCCACTGCCGATGGTGATGGCGGAGGCCACCAGCTTGAGCAGGCCCCGGTCCGCGGGCACCACGTTGGCGCCGCTCTTCACCGCGCGCACCACCTCCGGCACGCCGTGGCCGTGGGTCTCCGGCTTGTCTCGCAGGAGCCGGCCCACCGCCATGCCGCCCAGCATGGGGGCCAGCAGCATCAGCCACCAGGGCAAATCCTCCAGCGTCTCGGGGAGGTTGTGCGAGTGGCCGAACACGCTGTTGAGCGCGGCCAGCGCGACGAGCGGGTAGTAGAGCGACAGCCCGCCCAGCGCCAGGAGGGACAAAAGCCGCAGCCGGCGCTTCACCTCGTCGCGCGGGCCGCCGGGCTGGATGAAGTGGGCGATGACCAGCGCGCCCAGGGCCAGCGGCGCGCCGACGATGGCGTACTCCGGATGCCAGCGCGCCGAGGAGAACGCCTCCATGAGCGTGCGGAGCTGGCCCCGGCGCAGCGTGTGCGTCAGCTCGGCGGCGCCGAAGGTGATTCCGCTCATCAGGCCGATGAGGTTGGCGAAGATGCCCGCGGCCAGCCCGCTGTAGAGCCCCACCACCGCGCCCGCCACCGGCAGCACCGACGGGCCGGGAAGCCGCAGCCGGTTGGAGGCCTGGAGGAGGTCGTGAAGCAGCCGGCTCATGGCTGCGCGAAGACGGCCCCACAACGCGCGCCTTCGCGCCGCGTCGGGGATGGGGACAGCAAGTTTCATTGGGGCTCCCACTAAGCAGGCCCGGGGTGTGGCTTCAAGTGCCGTGCGTGGGTTGTCGGGCTGGTGGCACTCCACTCCGGGTGTGGGGCGGGTGTCTGCCAGGGGAACGGGCGGGCGTGCTAGGGACTGGAGGGCCGGAAGGTGGACGAGGACACCGTCGCGGCGGGACTTCCGGCACCGCCGCGCGAGGGGCATCGCATGCTCAAGCCAGGAGACGTGGCGCCGGACTTCACCGTCCGGGACCACACCGGCCGGACGCACCGGCTGGCGGACTACCACGGGAAGAACGTGGTGCTGTGGTTCTACCCGAAGGCGGACACGCCGGGTTGAACGGCCCAGGGTTGCGGGTTCCGCGACCAGAAGACGCAGTACGACGAGAAGAACGCGGTGATTCTGGGAGTCAGCTTCGACACGTTGGAGGAGAACAAGGCGTTCGCCGAGAAGTTCGGATTCAACTTCCCGCTGCTGAGTGACACGGACCGGAAGCTGGGGCTCGCCTATGGCGCGTGCGACGACGCGAAGTCGCCCAATGCGCGCCGGGTGGGCGTCATCATCGGCCCGGACGGGAAGGTGAAGGCGTGGTACCCGAAGGTGGATGCACGCGCCTTCCCGCAGGAGGCGCTGAAGCAGCTGTGAGGCCGAGCACGCCGCACCCGTGACACCGGGGCGCGTCCGGCTTCAGCACCGGGCGCGCCCTTTCTCTCTACGACTTCGGAGCAAGCGCCGCCGTCGCCGCGCCCCGCACCGGACCGCGAGACTCCTGGAGCACCGCCACCGCGCGCAGCGACGGACGCTTCCACCCGGCCGCGAGCGGCACGCGCGCCTCCGTCACGAAGCCACCGGCCGGGTCCGCCTTCGGTGCCGGCAGCGTCACCTGGGCGCGCACCACCGCCGCGTGCTCCAGCGTGTGGCCGGCGTTCTCCCCTCGCGTCACCCGGGAGGACAGGCCGTCCTCGGTGAGCGCGGCCCACAACTCGGTGCCCGGAGGCGGCGCCGCGTCGAGCCGCACGGTGAGCACCGCCGCATCGCCATCCACGCGAGCGCTGACCCGCACAGGCACCTTGGCCCGCTTCGCGGCGGAGGCGGCCTGCTCACGCGCCTTCGCCTCATCGCCCACGAAGCTGCGCTCTCCATCCACCACCATCTGCGGCGTGTAGACGCTGTTCTCGTCCCCATTGAGCGCATAGCGCCGCTGGCGAGCGCTGTAGGCGGGCGAGGCGAAGGCGTCCTTCCACCCGAGGTCATCCCAGTAGTCCACATGGAACCCCAGCGGGATGAGCTCCACGCCCTCCAGCGGCTGGGCACGGGCGAGCCGCGACAGCGCGGCGTCAGCGGCGGGACAGCTCGAGCAGCCCTCGGAGGTGAACAGCTCCACCACGACGGGCGTGCGGGAGACGGGCGCGGCGGTGAGCAGCATCAGCGGCAGGGCGAGGAGCGCGGAGAACATGCTCCCACTACGCCCGCGCGAGGACCCGGGTTACACGCGCTGGGAGCCCGCTTGTCCGCTCAGGGCGCGTAGCTGCGGGTCGGCAGCCGCGAGCGGATGAGCACCGCCACCCCGGCCAGCAGCAGCCACGGCAGGACATGGGCGGACACCAGGTGCCTCACCGTCCCATCCGAGCAGTGCAGGTGCAGGACGAGGAGGCTCACCCCGGCGGCGGACAGCCCCGCGGCCAGGGCGCGCACGGGCTCGAACGCCGAGCGGCACAGCAGCACGAGCGCCACGCCCAGCGGCAGCACCGACATCAACACCTCGGTCCCCATGCACCCCAGCATGCCCCGCACGGGCAGCAGGCTCTGGAGCCCGGAGCCGCCCATCACCTGCACCAGCGCCACGCCCACCGCCGCCAGGGCCAACAATCCCCACGGCAGCCGTCGCCGGATGGGCGCAATCGCCAGGAACGCGCCTCCACCCACCAGCACCAGCGTGAGCAGCGCCACGCTGGTCACCATCGTCGGTGAGGCCTGGTTGCCCACCAGTCCGAGCCCGTGCCGGCCGAGCAACACCAGCCCGCCCGCGAACACGGCCGTATACACGGCGAGCAGCACCAGCAGCTCGCGCCACCACGGCGTCGCCTTCGGGTGCGCTTCCAGCTCCGCCCGGGCCCGCAGGTGCGCGGCCTCCAGCTTCGGCGCGGGGGCCTCGGGTGGCGGCGCCGTGGGAAGGCCACCCAGCGCGTCGAAGCCTCCCACCAGCGCCCGGCACTCCGCGCACGACGCCACATGGGCTTCCAGCTCCGCGGGCAGCGGGCCTCCCAGCGAGTCCATCACCCGCGAGCACTCCGGCTTCATTCCTTCGTCTCCTGATGCAGGGCTGCGAGCAGCTCCCTCAAGCGCTCATAACCGCGGTGCGCGCGAACCTTCACGGCGCTCTCCGTGAGCCCCATCGCGTCGGCGATTTCCGCGAAGCTCATCCCCTCGAAGCGGTGCAGGAGGATGGGGATGCGCTGCCCCTCCGGAAGCTGGGCGAGGGCCCGCTGCACCGCCTGCTCCAGCCCGCTGTCCCGGGGGCCGGGCGCGTCGTCGGGGATGGTCGTGGGCAGCTCGCCCTCGGGCGTCAGCTCCTCCGGACGCCGGCTTCTGCGCTGCGAGTCGCGCGCCGCGTTGGTGGCAATCGCATAGAGCCAGGGCTTGAAGCGCGCGCCGGCCTGGAAGCGGCCCCGTGCGCGCACCAGCGACAGGAAGGTGAGCTGGACGAGGTCCTCGGCCGTGGACGGGCTGCCCGTCAGCCGCGTGAGGTAGCCGTGCACGGGCCGGGCGTAGCGCTGGAAGAGCGCGTCGAACGCCGTGGAGTCACCCTCGCGGAACCGCGCCATCAGGACCTCGTCGGACCGGGAGGCGACGGAGGAGTCGCGCGCCGGGTCCTCTCCGGTACGCGCGGGCGTGGCATCGGGTTTCAGCGAGGGCGGCTGGGGCACGCGGGGCGGACTCTAACCCGGGAAGCGCCTTCCCGGGGTGCTCCGATGTACTCCGTCATCAGCACGACTCGGGCAGCGCCTACGGAGCCGGCGAGGAGGTGGGCAGCGGCTCCGTGGCGGCGGCCAGCGCCTCGCGCACCTTGTCGCCGGCCACCTTGGCCGCGTCTCCCGCCGCGCGCGCCGCGTCTCCGGCGGCCGTCTTCGCGGCGGTCTTCGCCGCGACGAGCTGCGCCCGGGCGCCGTCGGCACCCCAGAAGCGGGTGGGGGCGGCCAGCTCGGCGCGCTCCTCGGGCGTGTACTTCCGGAAGGCGTACTTCGTGGCCTCGGACGGCGTGCGCAGCCCCTCCACCACGCCCATCCAGGAGAGGACCTTCAGCGAGTAGTAGCTGAGGTCCACCTCCCACCAGAACCAGCCCTGGTTGGCGGTGTTCTGGTGGTAGTGGTGGTTGTTGTGCCAGCCCTCGCCCAGGGTGATGAGCGCCAGCAGCCAGTTGTTCCGGCTGGTGTCCGTCGTCTTGTAGCGGCGCTTGCCGAAGATGTGGCTCAGCGAGTTGATGGTGAAGGTGCCGTGCCACAGCACGGTGGTGCTGACGAAGAAGCCCCACACCAGCATGGAGAACCCGCCGATGAAGTAGAGCGCCACGGCCAGCGCCACCGGGGGCACCAGGTGGAAGCGGTTGAGCCACACCAGCTCCGGGTAGCGCGCGAAGTCCTTGATGGCCTCCATGCGCGTCTCCCCGTACTTGTCGCAGAGAATCCAGTTCATGTGGCTCCACCAGAAGCCACGCTGAATCGGCGAGTGGATGTCCTCGGCCTGGTCCGAGAAGCGGTGGTGGTGCCGGTGGTTCGCCGCCCACCACAGCACGCCCTTCTGCGTGGAGGTGCTGCCCACCAGGGCGAGGATGAACTGGAAGACGCGGCCCGTCTTGAAGGCCCGGTGCGAGAAGTACCGGTGGTAGCCCGCGGTGATGCCCCACATCCGGACGATGTACAGCCCCACACACACCGCCACGTCCACCGGCTTCGCGCCGACCCAGAGGACGGCGAAGCACATCAGGTGGACGGCGAAGAAGGGGATGGAGGACAGCCAGTTGAGACGCTCGTTGTCCGTGGGCAGGGCAGGAGAGGGTGTCTGCAAGGAAGGCCTCGTGAGCTGGACGGAACCGAGCGCAACCTGCTCAGTCCCACCCCGCATCAACACCCCCTCCTGTCACGGCTCTGTCAGGAGGCCGCGGATTGGCGCAGCTCCGTCAGCCAGGCCTCGAAGGCCGGGTGGCCGTGCAGGGGCGCCAGGTCCGCGTCCGAGGCGGCGTAGGCCCCATCATTGAAGCCCAGCTCGGTGGCGCGCCGCAGCAGACGCATGGCCTCCGTCGCGTTGCGCGCCCGCGCGTAGGCGCACGCCGCGTCATAGGCGATGGTGGCGCTGGGTGCATGACGGAGCGCGGCCTCGCCCACGGCGGCGGCCTCGGAGAAGGCGCCGCGGATGAAGAGCACCCGCTCCGCGCAGGTGTAGGCCGCGGCCGGGTCCAGCCCCGGGAGCCGCAGCGCGTCCTGCTCGCGGCCGAGCCGGATGAGCGTGCCGGCATACTCGTGCAGGACGGTGCGGTCTCCGGACGTCTGCCACGCCTGCTTCCACCAATCCACGGCGCGCGTGTCGTCGCCCACCAATGAGAAGGCCGCCGCCACCGCGTGCGGCTCCACGGGCAGGCCCTGCACCTGGGAGAAGTGGTCCAGCGCGGGCCGGCCATGGCCCTCCTTCAGGGCCACCCACCCCAGCAGATGGTGCGCGTGGCTGGCGAGCTGCTGCGTGAGCCCCTCTTCCGTCTCCAGCACCTGCGCGCCCAGCCGCCGCGCGTCGTCCAGCCGGCCCGCCTTGAGTGCCGCCTGCGCCTCGCGCAGCTTCTCCGCCTGGGGCCCCCGCAGCGCCGCGGTGTCCCCTGCCTTGCCGCCGCTGCGCAGCACCTGCGAGATGAGGCCGAAGGCCCGCGCGCCCCACATGCCGAAGAGCACGACGAAGAGCAACTCCCCGGTCCTCACGCCCAGCACCACGACGGCCACGCAAAGCAGCAGGGACAGGCCCTGCGCCAGGAGGATGCCGCGCCGCGGGCCGAAGATGCGGTGCGCCAGCGTGGCGGTGATGTGCCCGCCATCCAGCGGAAGCACGGGCAGCATGTTGAGCACCGCCCAGAAGAAGTTGGCGGCCGCGAAGGTGCCCAGGAAGAAGTCGAGCGCGGGGGTGTGGCCCCTGAACAGCACGAAGCCCACCCAACACGCCACCCCCAGCGTCAGCCCGAAGAGGGGGCCGGCCGCGACGATGACGAGGTCGCGCTTCCACGGCACGTGGACGGGCTGGTCATGGGGCACGGTGTGGCCCCCCAGCCAGGCGAGGAAGATGCTCGGCCGGTAGCCGAACAGCCGGCTGGCCAGGGCATGGCCCAGCTCGTGGACGAGAACCGAGACGAAGACGATGGACATCCAGGACAGGATGAAGAGGCCCATGGCGCTGGCGTGGCCGAGCGCGGGCGCGCTCTCCACCTGACGGAACGGCCAACCTCTCTGGGCCCCCGCGGTTTCAACGGAGCTCCAGGCAATCATGGCCGATACGAGCAGGTGGCTCGGCTGGACTTCGACGGGAATGCTCCCGAGGCGAAAGCGGAACATGGGGACGGACCTTAACCGTTGAGTCCCGGTCGTGCAGGCTGTTGCGCACACGGCCTGCAAGCTCTCGGATGTTCCGCTAGGTTCCCCGCCCTTCATGCCGCAGCTCGGTCCCTACTCCCTGCCGAACCCCTACATCCTGGCCCCCATGGCCGGGGTGAGCGAGATGCCGTTCCGCGTCCTCGCCTTCCGTCTGGGCGCCGCCCTCTGTCCCACGGAGCTCGTCAGCTCCCAGGGGCTGATGCGGGCCAACCAGCGGACCCTGAAGTACCTGCGCTACGACGCCGAGGTGGAGCGGCCCTACTCGCTCCAAATCTACGGCGGCGAGCCGGAGGCCATGGCCCGCGCGGCGGTGGTGGGCAAGGAGTCCGGCGCGCAAATCATCGACATCAACATGGGCTGCCCGGTGAAGAAGGTGACGAAGAACGGCGCCGGCAGCGCCCTGCTGTGCGACGTGCCCCGCGCCGCCAGCATCGTCCGGGAGATTCGCGCGGCCACCGGGCTGCCCGTCACCTGCAAGATTCGCTCGGGCTGGGACGCGAAGAATCGCAACTACCTCCAGATGGCCGCCGCGCTGCAGGAGGCCGGCTGCGCGGCGCTGGCCATCCACCCGCGCACCCGCGAGCAGGGCTACTCGGGTCAGGCGGACTGGAGCGTCATCACCGACTTGAAGCGCCACTTCCCGGAGATGCCCATCATCGGCAACGGGGACGTGAAGACGCCGGAGGACGCCCGGCGGATGCAGGAGTCCACCGGCTGCGACTTCGTGATGATTGGCCGCGCCGCGCTGGGCAACCCGTGGATATTCCGCGAGCTGTTGGGCGGCCCGCCCGCCACGCCCGGAGAGCGGTGCGCCCTGGTGCTGGAGCACCTGCGCGCGCACCTGGACTTCATGGGGGACCCGCTGGGCGCGGTGCGCTCCTTCCGCAAGCAGCTCGCGTGGTACGCCCACGGCCTGCACGGCGCCGCCGCCTTCCGCGCGGAGGTGAACACCCTGGACGTGCCCTCGGCCGTGGAGGCCTGCGTGCGCCGCTTCTTCGCCGCCGCCGCCGTGGACCTCTCCGGCCCCGGCGAGGAGCAGGACGTGGACTACCGCGCCGCGCTCGGCTGAGAGGCCAGAGGCGCCTGAGTCGCCGGAGCCACGAGCCGGCGGCTGGTGGCCACGGCGCGGAAGTAGTCGCAGGCGGGGGTGGGGCGGCGCTCCAGCGTGTCGAAGTCCACGTGGTAGAGGCCGAAGCGCGGGCCCCAGCCCTCCAGCCACTCGAAATTGTCGAGCAGGCTCCAATAGAGGTAGCCGCGCACGTCCACGCCGAGCCGCCGGGCGGCCAGCACCTGCGCCAGGTGGGTATGGAGGTAGTGGGGCCGGCGCTCGCCCGCGCGGTCGTCGATGCCGTTCTCCGTAATCCACACCGGCAGCCCGTAGCGCTTCACCTCGCGCAGCGACTGGAGGAATCCCTCGGGCCAGTCCTCCCAGCCGATGTCGGTGAGGCCGCGGCCCAGGATGTCGCGGTACTTGAACTCGATGAAGGGCGGGCGCGGCACGAAGCGCAGGTGCGCGCGCGTGTAGTAGTTGACGCCGATGAACTCCACGGAGTCCCGCGCCCCGGGGATGTCCACGCGCGTGGAGGCCACGCCGGGCATGTTGACGCGCAGCTTCCCGGTGACGAGCGCCTCGTGGAAGGCGTGGTTGTAGGCCTGTGCCCCCAACCTCACCAGCGCGCGGTCCAGCGGGTGCCACCACCGGTCCGGCGCGAAGGCGAGCGTGTTCTGGGAGATGCCCAGCTCCACGCGGCCCAGGCGCGCCAGCAGCTCCTCGCGCGAGGCCACGTGCGCGCGCACCAGGTTCTCCATGGCCCGCATGGTGAGGGCGCCGTCGGCGATGCCGGGCGGAATGGCCCCCTGCAGGTAGCCGCCGAGCAGCAGCACCATGGGCTCGTTGAAGGAGATGACGAGCGCGTCCAGCCCCTCCAGCAGCTCCGCGCACCGGCGCGCGTACTGGCGGAAGGCGTCCACGCTGGCCGGCTGGTGCCACGGCGTCTCCCGGTGGAACCACGCCGGGTGGGTGAAGTGGTGGAGCGTCACCACGGGCCGCAGGCCCCGCGCCTTCATCTTGAGGAGCCGCTCGCGGTAGGCCTCCAGCGCTACAGCGTCGTAGCGCCCGCGCTCGGGTTCGATTCGCGCCCACTCGAGGGAGATGCGGAACGCGGTGGCGCCCACGTCGGTGGCGAGGCCGTAGTCCTCCTCATAGCGGTGCCAGTGGTCCACCGCGCGGCCGCAGCGCACGTCGGGCTCCTTCAGCTTCCCGGCGCGCTCCCACTCGGCCCAGTCGTTCTCGATGCCGCCCTCCACCTGGTACGACGAGGTGGCGACGCCGAAGGTGAAGTCCGCGGGGAAGGTCAGCGCGTCGGTGCTCATGGTGGTGGCGCAACCTAGACCCCGCCTCCGCATGCGGAAAGCGCCGCGTACCGGCGCGCTCATGCGCACGGAGGCGTGCGCAGCGGCGGCGCGAAGGTGGCTCCATCGCGTCCGGAGCCGAGAATTCGGCCTCGCGCGCGACGCGCGAAACCGCGCTGGAGTGTCCGCGAGGCACCGTTTCGGGCCTTCGGAAGCGCCCGATGCCGAAAAATCGGCCTTGAAGCGCGTTGCAATACATCACCATGCGTTGACACACGCGCATGTCACCCGTACTCTTCACTTCAAGCACTCACTCCCATCAAGAAGAGTGCAGGGTCCTGGTTGACGGGGCCCAATCAACAACCCGGAGGATTCTGATGGCTGCCAAGAAGAAGACCGCCAAGAAGGCGACTGCGAAGAAGACCACCACCCGCAAGACCGCGGGCAAGACGGCCAAGAAGGCGGCCGCCAAGAAGGGTGGCGCTCGCAAGGCCGCTCGCAAGGCTCCCGCCCGTAAGCGCGCCAGCAAGGCGGCCGCGGCTCCGGCGACCCCGGAGTCCTGAGCAGCAAGCAGTCATGAGCGGACGTGAGTTGACGTCCGGTGAACGGCTCGGCGAAACCCGCCGGGCCGTTTTCATTTCTGCTGCCTGGAGGCCTCGTGTCGCTGCGTCCCGTGGAGCTGGAGCAGGTGGTGGCGGAGGTAGGAGCACGCCTCACCGGTGCCGTGGCGCAGAAGGCGTGGTGCCCGCTTCCCCGCCTGGCCTACCTCGAGCTGCGAGTGCCCGGCCGCTCGGTGCTGCTGTGCCTGTGTGCGGAAGGAGACCTTGCGCGCGTGTCGGCGGCGGAGGAGCGCTTCCCCACCCCGGGTGAGCCCGCGCCCTTCCAGCGGTGGCTGCGCCACGAGCTGACCGGCGCGAAGCTGCAAGGAGCCCGCTTTAGCGAGGCCGAGCGCGTGGTGGAGCTGGACTTCGAGCGCGAGGACGTGCGCCGCCGCCTCGTGCTGGAGCTGGGCGCGCCGGGCGGACTGCTCCTCCTGAGCGACAACGGCCGCGTGCTGATGCACTCCGGAGAAGGCTTCGCGCAGCGCCGCAACCTCTACCCGGGCGCGGCGTGGACGCCGCCGGAGCCGCTGTCCCCCGAGGCGCTGGCGAAGGCGAAGAGCGCGCCCTCGCGCCTGGTGCCCGTGGAGGGCGAGGACCTTCCCCAGGCCCGCGCGGCGGAGCGCCTCCTCGGAGCGAGGGACAAGTCGAGCCGCGCGGAGAGCATCCGCCGCCGGCTGGCGCAGCCGTACCGCGCGCGCCTCAAGCGCTCCTCGCGCACGCTGGAGAAGGTCCGCGCCGAGGCCGCGCGTGGGCCGGACGCGGAGAAGCACCGCTCGCTGGGCGAGTTGCTGGCGCAGAACCTCTACCGCCTCAAGCGCGGCGCCACCGAGGTGACGCTCACCGCGTACACGGAGGAGGGGGCGCAAGAGGTGAAGGTGACGCTGGACCCGAAGCGCACGCCGAAGGAGGAGGCGGACTGGCACTTCCACCAGTACCGGAGGCTCCTGCGCGGCGTGGAGCAGGCGCGCCACCGCGAGGCGGAGC comes from Pyxidicoccus parkwaysis and encodes:
- a CDS encoding chloride channel protein, with product MSRLLHDLLQASNRLRLPGPSVLPVAGAVVGLYSGLAAGIFANLIGLMSGITFGAAELTHTLRRGQLRTLMEAFSSARWHPEYAIVGAPLALGALVIAHFIQPGGPRDEVKRRLRLLSLLALGGLSLYYPLVALAALNSVFGHSHNLPETLEDLPWWLMLLAPMLGGMAVGRLLRDKPETHGHGVPEVVRAVKSGANVVPADRGLLKLVASAITIGSGGSAGREGPIVYGGAAFASTVGRVLGFSRRELSILLACGAGAGISASFNAPIAGAVFAMEIILREFELRVFSPIILASVTGTLVSQGVLGEARMLRRVPYELVSGGEVLAYAALGIGCGLLAFTFVRLLHGVEHFFHGRSGGRLSPWLAGRSLPFRAGLGGLCAGALAFISPAVWGSGHDFINLAAVGRLSFVFLVTACVLKLVATALTIGSGGSGGTFFPTAVIGAMLGGAFGTLVHYFFPSSTGPSGAYALVGMGGALAALNRAPLTGMMMLYELSGNHDIILPLMVTCTIASALCHYLTERKAPKPQSDADLLEGTQVRQVMVNLPPVPAGTPLRPLADLLLTSEASVLPVLDTAGQVYGTVQVEQLREVWRDESVYPLLVASDLARKLPLLSPDQDLAHALRVMDQEDVDALPVTSPPGSPTCGLLTRGAVRRFLFAQHTQAHSQGDAPVSPTEVSH
- a CDS encoding peroxiredoxin, whose amino-acid sequence is MLKPGDVAPDFTVRDHTGRTHRLADYHGKNVVLWFYPKADTPGUTAQGCGFRDQKTQYDEKNAVILGVSFDTLEENKAFAEKFGFNFPLLSDTDRKLGLAYGACDDAKSPNARRVGVIIGPDGKVKAWYPKVDARAFPQEALKQL
- a CDS encoding DUF1223 domain-containing protein; the protein is MFSALLALPLMLLTAAPVSRTPVVVELFTSEGCSSCPAADAALSRLARAQPLEGVELIPLGFHVDYWDDLGWKDAFASPAYSARQRRYALNGDENSVYTPQMVVDGERSFVGDEAKAREQAASAAKRAKVPVRVSARVDGDAAVLTVRLDAAPPPGTELWAALTEDGLSSRVTRGENAGHTLEHAAVVRAQVTLPAPKADPAGGFVTEARVPLAAGWKRPSLRAVAVLQESRGPVRGAATAALAPKS
- a CDS encoding DUF1109 domain-containing protein, whose amino-acid sequence is MKPECSRVMDSLGGPLPAELEAHVASCAECRALVGGFDALGGLPTAPPPEAPAPKLEAAHLRARAELEAHPKATPWWRELLVLLAVYTAVFAGGLVLLGRHGLGLVGNQASPTMVTSVALLTLVLVGGGAFLAIAPIRRRLPWGLLALAAVGVALVQVMGGSGLQSLLPVRGMLGCMGTEVLMSVLPLGVALVLLCRSAFEPVRALAAGLSAAGVSLLVLHLHCSDGTVRHLVSAHVLPWLLLAGVAVLIRSRLPTRSYAP
- a CDS encoding RNA polymerase sigma factor: MPQPPSLKPDATPARTGEDPARDSSVASRSDEVLMARFREGDSTAFDALFQRYARPVHGYLTRLTGSPSTAEDLVQLTFLSLVRARGRFQAGARFKPWLYAIATNAARDSQRRSRRPEELTPEGELPTTIPDDAPGPRDSGLEQAVQRALAQLPEGQRIPILLHRFEGMSFAEIADAMGLTESAVKVRAHRGYERLRELLAALHQETKE
- a CDS encoding acyl-CoA desaturase, with translation MQTPSPALPTDNERLNWLSSIPFFAVHLMCFAVLWVGAKPVDVAVCVGLYIVRMWGITAGYHRYFSHRAFKTGRVFQFILALVGSTSTQKGVLWWAANHRHHHRFSDQAEDIHSPIQRGFWWSHMNWILCDKYGETRMEAIKDFARYPELVWLNRFHLVPPVALAVALYFIGGFSMLVWGFFVSTTVLWHGTFTINSLSHIFGKRRYKTTDTSRNNWLLALITLGEGWHNNHHYHQNTANQGWFWWEVDLSYYSLKVLSWMGVVEGLRTPSEATKYAFRKYTPEERAELAAPTRFWGADGARAQLVAAKTAAKTAAGDAARAAGDAAKVAGDKVREALAAATEPLPTSSPAP